One genomic region from Haloterrigena gelatinilytica encodes:
- a CDS encoding RPA family protein, producing the protein MSQSELTREVARRVFASEFNDSTYTFKESDDERAPNYALLPTGDRANRVFIVGTLTETEDVGEDSEYWRGRVVDPTGTFFVYAGQYQPEAASVLRDTEPPAYVSIVGKPRTYETDDGSVNVSVRPESIAVVDDDTRDRWVVETAERTLDRIEAFEEWEAEQEAPESGSTAPTNEYAQMARERYDSPVVNYRNDVIQALEQLEDVEPDDAEATA; encoded by the coding sequence ATGAGCCAGTCAGAACTCACCCGCGAAGTCGCCCGCCGCGTCTTCGCATCGGAATTCAACGATTCGACGTACACCTTCAAAGAGAGCGACGACGAGCGCGCGCCCAACTACGCGCTGCTCCCGACCGGCGACCGCGCCAACCGCGTGTTCATCGTCGGCACCCTCACGGAAACGGAGGACGTCGGCGAGGACAGCGAGTACTGGCGCGGCCGGGTCGTCGACCCGACCGGGACGTTCTTCGTCTACGCCGGCCAGTACCAGCCCGAGGCCGCCTCGGTGCTCCGGGACACGGAGCCGCCGGCCTACGTCTCCATCGTCGGCAAACCCCGAACCTACGAGACCGACGACGGCAGCGTCAACGTCTCCGTTCGCCCCGAATCCATCGCGGTCGTCGACGACGACACCCGCGACCGTTGGGTCGTCGAAACCGCCGAACGCACCCTCGACCGCATCGAGGCCTTCGAGGAGTGGGAAGCAGAACAGGAGGCCCCCGAGAGCGGCTCGACGGCGCCGACCAACGAGTACGCCCAGATGGCCCGCGAGCGCTACGACTCGCCGGTCGTCAACTACCGCAACGACGTGATTCAGGCGCTCGAGCAACTCGAGGACGTCGAGCCCGACGACGCCGAAGCGACGGCCTGA
- a CDS encoding VOC family protein, giving the protein MPPDTPGLHHVTGLVGDAQTAVDFYAGVLGLRLATQTVNFEDILQHHLYFGDAVGTPGTVLTHFPDPHADPGRVGKPQVASVAFVVPADSLEYWRDRLVDHDVAVEGPLERFEERVLRFEDPDGTRLELVAGPPDAPDPSGVEPWTDGPVPDDAAVRALHGVSTLSVNPYATAGTLETLGFEYETELDDRARYRAAGDRATVVDVLDRDAEFGREGPGTLHHVAVRVGSEGELHEWRELFDDRGHDVSRVKDRHFFHSLYVREPGGVLFELATESDGVAASGPEGGPGESLHLPDWFERDRDLIESQLPELTVPEATARADDTADTVDTDSDR; this is encoded by the coding sequence ATGCCTCCCGACACGCCGGGACTCCACCACGTCACGGGGCTGGTCGGCGACGCCCAGACGGCCGTCGATTTCTACGCGGGCGTCCTCGGTCTCCGCCTCGCGACCCAGACGGTGAACTTCGAGGACATCCTCCAGCACCACCTCTACTTCGGCGACGCGGTCGGCACGCCGGGGACGGTTCTGACCCACTTCCCGGACCCCCACGCCGATCCGGGCCGGGTCGGCAAACCGCAGGTCGCGTCGGTCGCGTTCGTCGTTCCCGCGGACTCCCTCGAGTACTGGCGGGACCGACTCGTCGATCACGACGTCGCGGTCGAGGGCCCGCTCGAGCGCTTCGAGGAGCGCGTCCTGCGATTCGAGGATCCCGACGGGACGCGACTGGAACTCGTCGCCGGCCCGCCCGACGCGCCGGACCCGAGCGGCGTCGAACCGTGGACCGACGGCCCGGTTCCCGACGACGCCGCGGTCCGCGCGCTCCACGGCGTCTCGACGCTGTCGGTCAATCCCTACGCGACCGCGGGCACGCTCGAGACGCTGGGCTTCGAGTACGAGACCGAACTGGACGACCGAGCCCGGTATCGCGCCGCCGGCGATCGAGCGACGGTCGTCGACGTGCTCGACCGGGACGCCGAGTTCGGCCGCGAGGGCCCCGGAACCCTCCACCACGTCGCGGTCCGCGTCGGGAGCGAGGGCGAACTCCACGAGTGGCGGGAACTCTTCGACGACCGCGGCCACGACGTCTCGCGGGTCAAGGACCGCCACTTCTTCCACTCGCTGTACGTCCGCGAGCCGGGCGGCGTCCTCTTCGAACTGGCGACCGAGAGCGACGGCGTCGCCGCGAGCGGCCCCGAAGGCGGGCCCGGCGAGTCGCTGCACCTGCCCGACTGGTTCGAGCGGGATCGGGACCTGATCGAGAGCCAGTTGCCGGAGCTGACGGTTCCGGAGGCGACTGCGCGCGCCGACGACACCGCTGACACCGTCGACACCGATAGCGATCGATGA
- a CDS encoding alpha/beta hydrolase, translating into MTGRDSGRTMDAVSGPHAGQPLLAAGAPALAADAALVVCHGRGATAQGVVNLFEPVYRHGLAVLAPQAERSRWYPRSAAAPRTENEPWLSSSVDCVAAACEAAAEIGIPPEQTVLAGFSQGACVVAEYVRRNPDRYGGLAVLSATLPGSATELEATDIDGSLAATPVLLGYGAEDPYIDPSRVAATAQIFERADAAVDERRYPETGHEVTDDEFAAIGALLETALEA; encoded by the coding sequence ATGACGGGACGGGACTCGGGTCGGACGATGGACGCGGTGTCGGGACCCCACGCCGGCCAACCCTTGCTCGCGGCCGGCGCGCCCGCGCTGGCCGCCGACGCCGCGCTCGTCGTCTGCCACGGTCGCGGCGCGACGGCCCAGGGCGTCGTCAACCTCTTCGAACCCGTTTATCGACACGGCCTCGCCGTCCTCGCCCCGCAGGCCGAGCGGAGCCGCTGGTACCCCCGTTCGGCCGCCGCGCCGCGAACCGAGAACGAGCCGTGGCTCTCCTCGAGCGTCGACTGCGTGGCCGCCGCCTGCGAGGCCGCGGCGGAGATCGGGATTCCACCGGAACAAACGGTCCTCGCGGGCTTCTCGCAGGGCGCCTGCGTCGTCGCGGAGTACGTCCGCCGGAATCCGGACCGCTACGGCGGGCTCGCCGTTCTCTCCGCGACCCTGCCGGGATCGGCCACCGAACTCGAGGCGACCGATATCGACGGCTCGCTGGCGGCGACGCCGGTCCTGCTCGGCTACGGTGCCGAAGATCCGTACATCGATCCGTCGCGCGTCGCCGCGACGGCGCAAATCTTCGAGCGAGCCGACGCCGCGGTCGACGAGCGGCGCTACCCCGAGACCGGCCACGAGGTCACCGACGACGAGTTCGCGGCGATCGGCGCGCTACTCGAGACCGCTCTCGAGGCGTGA